A portion of the Amyelois transitella isolate CPQ chromosome 2, ilAmyTran1.1, whole genome shotgun sequence genome contains these proteins:
- the LOC106143664 gene encoding centromere protein I has product MADVDEIIDYIKSLKKGFDKELFQSKIDELAYVVDTTGLDYDDFHTLFKLWLNLSIPITKWVSLGACLVPPDMMEERTVEYAFRWLLANYGNQTSFSRLGFLLDWLTAAMDCECIDMPALDSGYELFYTMLTYEVLTAHAMKLVYTLTKPVDVTRMRVVELLDYAKKREAKKNLYRQLQVLLGLFKSYKPECVPEDVPAISIHTAFKKINLKLLARFRRNQEKRNHQSKERHHLLWINPVNCDRGRNKKAEPLVPNVEFLNVGSKQYADKEPQKNYLDFSEPAPLLQYSLQHRMSRPARLRALLCNPTGVTLLATAHDDDHAFLSHDLQHLLTSCFLDGSSHSYAEKQDFLQRLSTLQYTLLQGLPVVTRFLAQYLPLWNEKDFFPEILNLVEWTSAESPEQVSSIVTSLSRIYLRAQPLEQCAILTALTNMYSNMIYSSVRSRQHFMSMKPTKENYALVLPNVAGSISDLCSKALQVSPEDMRVVFTTAMAAERMALSELRNGAGLGALPRILPLALPLLTVSAALVDNMAGLMILYKKIQMKCTSNIVKDQQYFEQIQMLKSYTCDFISCLYREEALIGRQNGLVFSRLPPLLVDKLISLLPDADSNFSIRNHIAFAPYTYMQLQAIDHRDADNRLWFQAVVDQEFPNLGQFLRKVVPELR; this is encoded by the exons ATGGCAGACGTAGACGAAATTATTGACTACATAAAGTCATTGAAAAAAGGCTTTGACAAAGAATTATTCCAGAGTAAAATCGATGAATTGGCATATGTCGTCGATACCACTGGTTTGGATTATGATGATTTTcacactttatttaaattgtggCTAAACTTGTCAATAC CCATAACGAAATGGGTGAGTTTGGGCGCGTGTTTGGTACCTCCAGATATGATGGAAGAGCGCACTGTGGAATACGCCTTTCGATGGCTGTTAGCCAATTATGGGAACCAGACAAGTTTCTCAAGATTAGGTTTTCTTCTCGACTGGTTAACAG ctgCCATGGACTGTGAATGTATTGACATGCCTGCATTGGATTCAGgatatgaattattttatacaatgcTAACTTATGAAGTTTTG acTGCTCACGCTATGAAACTAGTGTATACTTTGACAAAACCGGTTGACGTCACTAGAATGAGGGTGGTTGAGCTGTTAGATTATGCTAAGAAGCGGGAGGCTAAGAAG AATTTATACAGACAATTGCAAGTCTTATTGGGCTTGTTCAAATCCTACAAACCAGAGTGTGTGCCTGAAGACGTGCCCGCCATCTCAATACACACTGCATTTAAAAAGATCAATCTGAAGTTGCTTGCAAGATTCAGGAGGAATCag GAAAAAAGAAATCATCAAAGCAAAGAGAGACATCATTTATTATGGATTAATCCAGTAAATTGc GATCGAGGGAGGAACAAGAAAGCCGAACCACTAGTGCCCAACGTGGAGTTTCTCAATGTTGGTTCCAAGCAATATGCTGATAAGGAACCACAGAAGAATTACCTTGATTTTTCAGA GCCAGCGCCGCTCCTGCAATACAGCTTGCAGCACCGCATGTCGCGGCCGGCGCGGCTGCGCGCGCTGCTGTGCAACCCCACCGGGGTCACCCTGCTCGCCACAGCACACGATGACGACCATGCGTTCCTGTCACACGACCTTCAGCACTTGCTGACCAGTT GTTTCCTAGACGGTTCGTCTCACAGCTACGCAGAGAAGCAAGATTTCCTTCAACGCTTGTCGACACTACAATACACGCTGCTGCAAGGGCTGCCAGTTGTCACACGATTTCTGGCTCAATACTTGCCATTGTGGAATGAAAAGGATTTCTTTCCTGAG ATACTAAATCTAGTGGAATGGACAAGCGCGGAGAGTCCGGAACAAGTTTCCAGTATCGTGACGTCACTGTCCCGGATCTACCTCCGCGCGCAACCGCTGGAGCAGTGCGCCATACTCACCGCGCTCACTAACATGTACTCTAATATG atCTACTCGAGCGTAAGAAGTCGCCAACACTTCATGAGTATGAAGCCTACAAAAGAGAACTATGCATTGGTGCTGCCCAATGTTGCTGGGAGCATCAGTGATCTCTGCAGCAAGGCGTTGCAAGTCAGCCCAG AGGACATGCGCGTAGTATTCACTACAGCGATGGCGGCCGAGCGTATGGCGCTGTCGGAACTCCGAAACGGCGCGGGGTTGGGAGCACTCCCGCGCATTCTACCGCTGGCTCTGCCGTTGCTAACCGTCTCCGCGGCGCTCGTCGACAATATGGCGGGGCTAATGATACT gtACAAAAAGATCCAAATGAAATGTACGAGCAATATCGTCAAAGACCAACAGTACTTCGAACAGATACAAATGCTGAAGAGTTACACGTGCGATTTCATCAGTTGCCTCTACAGGGAAGAAGCGCTCATCGGAAGACAAAACGGGCTCGTATTTAGCCGATTACCTCCACTCCTCGTCGATAAACTCATCAGCCTGTTACCCGATGCGGATTCCAATTTCAGTATAAGAAATCATATCGCGTTCGCTCCGTACACTTATATGCAATTGCAAGCGATAGATCACAGGGACGCCGATAATAGACTGTGGTTCCAAGCGGTCGTGGATCAGGAGTTCCCGAATTTGGGTCAGTTTTTGAGGAAAGTGGTGCCTGAATTGAGATAA
- the LOC106143695 gene encoding BRCA2-interacting transcriptional repressor EMSY, with translation MWPMLLNLTPDECRRTLRRLELEAYSNMISVFRAQGALEDSRKKLLEELRAVLHISHDRHSAEARRVSNDELLATIAEQLAGPNTGLEWISEGRRRIPLMPRGVPQSMYTELADKVAEATAAENKELQKKLEAEKLIAPKTSEEEMADAEGQTAEAIQSNDAMEETPYPPVAMEDQTIKMWESELPSRKRKIPEGGAIPEDGVTPVKNMRNIPVNSNQKHLNLSQIYSKFSQPATSKPSGQSKHSYNQVSKVSTSKSNQTHTPRSTPHKPRAQKAKAAQAKAQKREKERELLSSPSKQYNPTTMQIEYSGPPNTFQASYAQSILGTKHKQDYMDEIKPKVLSSPGMMSDSPTMQLLTQPATVPHELGVPESPHPDDASGLQAQTPASKTVSGKPCHLIIKKRGEDKKGQVSDVKILQKPTESGGGIKLLSNRQLVVASSSAPKPLAAGGKIIATKVIGSMPKSQPQSTQVGSEKMIVVSKPSSAESKSTPNSKYIITSVNTPAKGVAVSTNSMSPKTPETLTPKGIPATDLKVSAKAVVLNPRSGQKMVVLPAKARTKAVGEGQLPLLHFKGLSTAMKLVPVSSQSISQGSKSTVTAMSKPTVVSSMPRSSTKILGVEPIKTANLADIVPAKGMTPVTTPKLTNPIVRPTSSKGVIVVQKGATIGKALTFTKNGNDMSKIIMGKNVNQLLQASKTEAEAVKSAGNVIVLELNNEQTARATTMSEILDSRGVRAPEEAKKLPQITQDTPVLFESQINDPSSLDSTTESIGGMVVPLDDTTLPLIEKDDEAKSSFAKDSEGIKDSSSVTDWEIELDTVSRKDKDDDDKLNSLHLDLGMSSDSENDFMVGKQDSKHSSQDSMQRATPSGESGEIFSSSSGLSLATRTLLSQLQDDGSSSNDSSFALKSKTMDKHKDSDTKIDKSESDALTKAKEKLSEKVAEAKSQQKRIDIYSTAISTSDINLESFSYLEEGMMVGDDVFATEEAKRDPRRTDNLDDQLSRLLGEDSANSTDSQTVSESMPLNK, from the exons ATGTGGCCTATGCTCCTTAACTTGACCCCCGACGAATGTCGCCGTACGCTCCGCAGACTCG aaCTGGAAGCCTACTCGAATATGATAAGTGTGTTTAGAGCACAAGGAGCATTGGAAGACAGCAGAAAAAAGTTACTCGAGGAACTGCGCGCCGTTTTGCATATAAGCCATGATCGCCACAGCGCTGAGGCACGCCGCGTGTCCAATGACGAATTATTAGCTACAATAGCAGAACA GTTAGCTGGCCCCAATACCGGTTTAGAATGGATCAGCGAAGGCCGCAGGCGGATCCCGCTAATGCCCCGCGGAGTCCCGCAGTCTATGTACACGGAActcgcggacaaagtcgccgAGGCTACGGCCGCGGAGAACAAGGAGCTCCAGAAGAAGTTGGAGGCTGAGAAATTAATAGCGCCCAAAACCAGTGAGGAGGAAATGGCGGACGCTGAAGGACAGACGGCGGAGGCTATACAGTCAAATGATGCGATGGAAGAGACTCCATACCCGCCGGTTGCTATGGAAGACCAGACTATCAAA aTGTGGGAGTCCGAGTTGCCAAGTAGGAAGAGAAAAATCCCAGAGGGCGGTGCAATACCAGAGGATGGTGTCACGCCTGTCAAGAATATGAGAAACATACCGGTAAACTCCAATCAGAAACACCTCAACCTCTCACAGATATACTCCAAGTTCTCGCAGCCCGCTACAA GTAAACCATCAGGACAGTCTAAGCACTCATATAATCAAGTCAGTAAAGTTTCAACTAGTAAATCAAATCAAACCCACACGCCGAGGTCTACACCACACAAGCCGAGAGCACAAAAGGCCAAAGCCGCACAGGCCAAAGCTCAAAAGAGAGAGAAGGAGAGAGAGCTCTTATCATCTCCCAGCAAGCAGTACAACCCTACCACCATGCAAATTGAGTACTCCGGCCCTCCAAACACCTTTCAAGCTAGCTATGCGCAGTCTATACTCGGCACTAAACATAAGCAGGACTATATGGATGAAATCAAGCCTAAGGTTCTTTCGTCACCAGGCATGATGTCAGATTCTCCCACTATGCAGTTGTTAACCCAGCCAGCCACAGTGCCGCACGAGCTCGGAGTGCCGGAGAGTCCGCACCCGGACGACGCCAGCGGTCTGCAAGCTCAAACCCCCGCCTCTAAAACAGTCAGCGGGAAACCTTGCCATCTGATCATCAAGAAACGTGGAGAAGACAAAAAGGGACAAGTTTCCGATGTGAAGATATTACAAAAGCCTACTGAAAGCGGCGGTGGCATCAAGTTGCTGTCGAATCGGCAACTGGTCGTCGCGTCTAGTTCCGCACCGAAACCGCTCGCAGCCGGCGGCAAAATAATCGCCACTAAAGTGATCGGGTCGATGCCAAAATCTCAGCCGCAGAGCACGCAGGTCGGGTCAGAAAAAATGATAGTAGTATCAAAACCATCTTCGGCCGAGAGCAAGAGTACACCGAACTCAAAATACATTATCACATCTGTCAACACGCCTGCCAAAGGCGTGGCCGTTAGTACAAATAGCATGTCGCCTAAAACTCCCGAAACGCTCACGCCAAAAGGAATACCGGCGACGGACTTGAAAGTTTCTGCGAAAGCAGTCGTCCTGAATCCTAGATCTGGACAAAAAATGGTTGTGTTACCTGCTAAAGCTCGGACGAAAGCGGTAGGAGAAGGTCAGTTACCTTTGTTGCATTTCAAAGGTCTCTCTACAGCTATGAAACTCGTGCCTGTCAGTTCACAGTCGATCTCACAAGGTTCGAAATCGACAGTGACAGCAATGTCAAAACCCACAGTCGTCAGTTCGATGCCAAGATCGAGTACTAAAATTCTTGGGGTAGAACCAATAAAAACTGCGAACTTAGCCGATATAGTACCCGCCAAAGGCATGACGCCGGTCACCACACCTAAACTAACTAATCCTATCGTCCGGCCGACGAGCAGTAAGGGCGTTATAGTCGTTCAAAAAGGGGCGACAATCGGTAAAGCTTTGACATTTACCAAGAACGGTAACGATATGTCAAAGATAATCATGGGAAAGAACGTAAATCAGTTGTTGCAAGCGTCAAAAACAGAGGCTGAAGCAGTGAAGTCCGCCGGCAATGTGATTGTTCTAGAGTTGAATAACGAGCAAACTGCGCGAGCGACCACCATGTCTGAAATCCTCGACAGTCGTGGCGTGCGCGCACCTGAGGAAGCCAAAAAATTACCACAGATTACACAAGACACACCAGTATTATTCGAAAGCCAAATCAATGATCCCAGTAGTTTAGACTCCACTACAGAAAGTATAGGTGGTATGGTGGTGCCTTTGGATGACACGACACTGCCTTTGATAGAGAAAGACGATGAGGCGAAGTCAAGTTTTGCCAAAGACTCTGAGGGAATAAAGGATTCGTCGAGTGTTACCGACTGGGAGATTGAGTTGGATACCGTCTCGAGGAAGGACAAAGACGACGACGACAAGCTGAACTCCTTGCACCTAGACCTCGGGATGTCTAGCGATAGTGAGAACGATTTTATGGTGGGCAAACAAGACAGCAAGCACTCTTCACAAGACAGCATGCAACGGGCGACTCCTAGTG gTGAGAGCGGAGAAATATTCAGTAGTTCGAGTGGCCTATCACTAGCCACACGAACATTGTTGAGTCAACTGCAAGACGATGGATCGTCCAGCAATGATTCTTCCTTCGCACTTAAATCCAAAACCATGGATAAACATAAAGATTCAGATACCAAAATCGATAAGTCCGAGTCGGATGCGCTCACAAAGGCCAAGGAAAAGTTATCAGAAAAGGTGGCAGAGGCTAAATCGCAACAAAAACGGATAGATATCTATAGTACAGCGATCAGCACGTCTGATATCAATTTAGAGTCTTTCTCGTATTTAGAGGAAGGCATGATGGTCGGTGATGACGTATTTGCCACCGAAGAGGCCAAGCGTGACCCGCGCCGAACAGATAACTTGGATGACCAGTTAAGTAGACTTCTAGGAGAAGACTCCGCAAACTCCACAGACTCACAGACTGTAAGTGAAAGTATGCCTTTAAATAAATGA
- the LOC106143696 gene encoding aspartate aminotransferase, mitochondrial, whose product MAQSMKKLACQVLNKTNNVEVILNSTALRANSHWWSNVQMGPPDVILGITEAYKRDTDPKKVNLGVGAYRDDDGKPFVLPSVKKAEEILHQKGLNHEYAPIAGETAYTDLVAQLAFGENSQVLKDKTNCTVQTLSGTGALRLGLEFVTKHYAKNKEIWLPTPTWGNHPQICNTLGLSHKKYRYYDPNTHGFDVKGAIEDISKIPEGSIILLHACAHNPTGVDPKPADWAQLSGVIKEKKLFPFFDMAYQGFATGDVDNDAAAVRLFVKEGHQVMLAQSFAKNMGLYGERAGALTFLCGDPESAAKVMSQAKIMVRTMYSNPPLYGARLVTEILSNPQLKKQWLGDVKLMADRIISMRKQLRAGIEGAGNKQNWQHITDQIGMFCFTGLKPDQVERLTKDFHIYLTKDGRISVAGISSKNVNYVAEAMHKVTS is encoded by the exons ATGGCCCAGTCTATGAAAAAATTGGCTTGTCAAGTGCTTAACAAAACGAATAATGTAGAAGTAATTCTGAATTCAACTGCTCTAAGAGCGAACAG TCACTGGTGGAGCAATGTACAGATGGGTCCTCCAGATGTTATCCTTGGTATCACAGAGGCTTACAAAAGGGACACGGATCCCAAGAAGGTCAATCTTGGTGTAGGAGCCTATAGAGATGATGACGGCAAACCATTTGTACTGCCTTCAGTTAAAAAA gcTGAAGAAATTCTTCATCAGAAAGGCCTGAACCATGAATATGCTCCGATTGCTGGAGAAACCGCATACACTGATCTCGTAGCCCAGCTTGCATTTGGGGAAAATTCACAAGTTCtcaaagataaaacaaattgtacTGTCCAG ACGTTATCCGGAACCGGGGCGCTCCGTCTCGGGCTCGAGTTTGTCACGAAGCACTACGCCAAGAACAAGGAGATATGGCTACCTACCCCCACGTGGGGCAACCACCCACAGATCTGCAACACCCTGGGTCTGTCCCACAAGAAATACCGCTACTACGACCCTAACACACACGGGTTCGATGTCAAGGGCGCTATTGAAGATATCAGC aaaatcCCCGAAGGATCAATAATCTTGTTACATGCGTGTGCGCACAATCCCACCGGCGTGGACCCCAAGCCCGCCGACTGGGCGCAACTTTCtggt GTCATCAAAGAGAAGAAGCTGTTCCCATTCTTCGACATGGCGTACCAGGGCTTCGCGACCGGCGACGTGGACAACGACGCCGCGGCCGTGCGCCTGTTCGTCAAAGAGGGACACCAGGTCATGCTGGCACAGAGTTTTGCCAAGAATATGG GCTTATACGGCGAGCGTGCTGGAGCCTTGACGTTCCTCTGTGGGGACCCAGAGAGTGCTGCCAAAGTGATGTCTCAGGCCAAGATCATGGTCAGGACTATGTACTCCAACCCACCGTTATACGGCGCCCGCCTTGTCACAGAGATCCTGTCCAACCCGCAACTCAAGAAACAATG GTTGGGTGACGTGAAACTAATGGCCGACCGCATCATCTCCATGAGGAAGCAACTCCGCGCAGGAATCGAGGGCGCCGGCAACAAACAAAATTGGCAACATATCACCGACCAGATCGGAATGTTCTGCTTCACCGGACTGAAGCCTGACCAG GTTGAGAGGCTTACCAAGGACTTCCACATCTACCTGACGAAAGATGGCCGCATCTCAGTCGCCGGCATTTCTTCAAAGAATGTGAACTACGTCGCAGAAGCCATGCACAAAGTCACCTCCTAG
- the LOC106143697 gene encoding WD repeat and FYVE domain-containing protein 2, with protein MAAEIKPAPRTPNDRFSTTKKPALLNKLEGCTDDVNAAVVIPGEDGVISVCDDKTVRVWLKRDSGQYWPSICQYMPSGCTSMFYTPETRQLFIGQENGTISEFTLAQDCNRINPTREYLAHTARVTSVVFSLSCEWVLSVSRDKMFAYHCSETGRRIGVYSFEAWCTALQFDSQSKYAFVGDYSGQITMLKLDNNGATLVTTLKGHTGSVRVLNWAPIRQLLFSGSFDQAIIVWDIGGQKGTAYELQGHSNKVTGLWYVSSCERLVSAGEDGAMGVWEMGVRRRETPTWKEADLCQICRAPFIWNVRAMMEKKQLGLRQHHCRWCGAAVCATCSPHRLPLPVMGFEFPQRVCTGCYEILRHEPRESLASFHDMKHAVTSVYVDEATGRMCTAGKDRVIKVWDIGMLLAPPSNPTTSDQ; from the exons ATGGCCGCTGAAATAAAGCCTGCACCTAGGACACCCAACGATAGATTTTCTACAACGAAAAAACCAGCACTCCTAAACAAATTGGAGGGTTGCACTGACGATGTAAATGCGGCAGTGGTCATACCTGGGGAGGATGGTGTAATTAGCGTTTGTGACGATAA GACAGTAAGAGTATGGTTAAAGCGTGACTCTGGGCAGTACTGGCCTAGCATCTGCCAGTATATGCCGTCAGGGTGCACCTCCATGTTCTATACTCCTGAAACTCGGCAGCTGTTTATTGGGCAGGAGAATGGCACTATTTCAGAGTTCACGCTTGCCCAAGATTGCAATAGGATAAATCCA ACTAGGGAGTATTTGGCTCACACAGCCAGAGTCACATCAGTGGTGTTCTCTTTGAGTTGTGAGTGGGTGCTGTCCGTGAGTCGAGACAAGATGTTTGCATACCACTGCAGCGAGACAGGTCGTAGGATCGGTGTCTACTCTTTTGAAGCTTGGTGCACAGCTTTGCA GTTCGACTCCCAATCCAAATACGCATTTGTGGGAGATTACAGTGGGCAGATAACTATGTTAAAGTTAGACAATAATGGCGCAACACTAGTCACAACTTTAAAAGGCCATACTGG TTCCGTAAGAGTTTTAAACTGGGCGCCAATACGCCAGTTACTGTTTAGCGGGTCTTTCGATCAGGCCATCATAGTATGGGATATTGGTGGGCAAAAGGGAACGGCGTATGAATTACAAGGACATAG cAATAAAGTGACGGGTCTATGGTACGTGTCGAGCTGCGAACGTCTAGTTTCTGCCGGGGAGGACGGAGCCATGGGCGTGTGGGAAATGGGCGTGCGCCGCCGGGAGACGCCCACGTGGAAGGAGGCGGACTTGTGCCAGATCTGCCGCGCGCCCTTTATATGGAACGTCAGGGCTATGATGGAGAAGAAACAGCTTG GCCTTCGCCAACACCACTGCCGCTGGTGCGGCGCGGCGGTGTGCGCCACGTGTTCCCCGCACCGCCTGCCGCTGCCGGTCATGGGGTTCGAGTTCCCGCAGCGGGTCTGCACCGGCTGCTACGAGATATTGCGACACGAGCC tCGCGAATCCCTAGCCTCGTTCCACGATATGAAGCACGCCGTAACATCGGTGTACGTGGACGAGGCGACCGGTCGAATGTGCACCGCTGGAAAGGATAGAGTCATCAAAGTATGGGATATAGGAATGTTACTCGCGCCGCCCTCGAACCCCACCACTAGCGACCAATAG
- the LOC106143698 gene encoding uncharacterized protein LOC106143698, which translates to MSARAPVSCCALIALFVLVTLTRLHSAETIHCHRDGLYADYSKNCREYVRCAGGAMKGRYSCAADRAFSEVAGACVPRRRQPCIRRECAPEDTLAYATPGTACRQYYRCENSTAVDHYCPSGAWFDIDLQACTRGAGTCYEPLCTGLTDGKYPDSSHECRRMLHCRGGELKGVFSCPGGACVQSCPPPRSAAIPLPAGDADFCSDEACSSLCQYADDGAYADRVTGCREYFVCESHRVIRRGVCEPGHLFSGRGCEPAERTVCPQPARSPCFNRPDGLHRDWRDCSSWFECRRERVVARGSCERDLVFDGVSCIAPNLFVCEGPEPTIQCQGFPSGTYQDLESNCTRYFHCEGSLRTTFACEAGYVYDGVRCSPEETYLCPSLDRDSCYGRPDGRYRGQDTGCRGYYACAAGEKATYACAAGSVFDGESCVPPRPGLCPVEDFSCFGLSDGYHAEIKSGCHRYFYCEGGDRLATLSCLGGKIFDGHSCVDPSHHKCGAPPLQAVENGGKFCERDGFFVQLGSQCQRYYFCVTGIRTYLSCPVDKVFNGQVCVPKSQYSCPG; encoded by the exons ATGTCTGCGCGTGCGCCTGTCTCATGTTGCGCGCTGATCGCGCTCTTCGTGCTCGTAACTCTAACACGACTTCACA GTGCTGAAACCATTCATTGTCATAGAGACGGTCTTTACGCGGACTACAGTAAAAATTGCCGCGAGTATGTAAGGTGCGCAGGAGGAGCTATGAAAGGCCGCTATTCCTGCGCGGCAGACAGAGCCTTCAGCGAGGTAGCCGGAGCCTGCGTGCCGCGACGCCGGCAACCCTGCATCCGCCGGGAATGTGCCCCTGAAGATACACTGGCGTACGCCACCCCTGGCACCGCGTGTCGCCAGTATTACCGCTGTGAGAACAGCACCGCCGTAGATCACTATTGCCCGTCCGGAGCTTGGTTCGATATTGATCTGCAAGCCTGTACCCGAGGAGCAGGCACTTGCTACGAACCGCTGTGTACTGGATTGACCGATGGGAAATATCCGGACTCCTCACATGAATGCCGACGTATGCTACACTGCCGCGGCGGTGAACTAAAAGGAGTATTTTCTTGCCCCGGTGGTGCATGTGTGCAGTCTTGCCCCCCGCCGAGATCTGCGGCTATACCTTTGCCGGCCGGCGACGCTGATTTCTGTTCAGACGAAGCTTGTTCTTCTTTGTGTCAATATGCCGACGACGGTGCATATGCTGACAGAGTAACAGGATGCCGCGAGTACTTTGTTTGTGAATCTCATCGTGTCATACGGCGGGGTGTTTGTGAACCCGGTCACTTATTCTCGGGCAGAGGATGCGAGCCCGCAGAGCGCACCGTGTGCCCTCAGCCGGCGAGGAGCCCGTGCTTCAATCGTCCTGACGGCTTGCACAGAGACTGGCGAGACTGTTCGTCGTGGTTCGAGTGCAGGCGCGAGCGCGTCGTGGCTCGCGGGTCGTGTGAACGCGACCTAGTGTTCGACGGTGTGTCTTGCATTGCACCTAATTTATTTGTGTGTGAAGGCCCGGAGCCAACAATACAATGTCAAGGATTTCCAAGTGGAACTTATCAGGACTTGGAATCTAACTGCACGCGATATTTCCATTGTGAGGGGTCGCTTCGTACTACGTTCGCGTGCGAGGCGGGTTATGTGTATGATGGTGTCCGGTGTTCGCCTGAAGAGACATATTTGTGTCCAAGTCTGGACCGGGACTCGTGTTACGGTCGTCCAGACGGGAGGTACCGCGGGCAGGACACCGGGTGTAGGGGATATTACGCATGCGCAGCCGGGGAGAAGGCCACATATGCGTGCGCGGCGGGCAGCGTGTTTGACGGGGAGTCGTGTGTACCGCCGCGGCCAGGCCTCTGTCCCGTGGAGGACTTCTCCTGTTTCGGCCTATCGGATGGCTATCACGCGGAAATTAAGTCAGGATGCCATAG ATACTTCTACTGTGAAGGGGGCGACAGATTGGCGACGCTTTCTTGTCTCGGAGGGAAGATATTCGACGGGCATTCCTGCGTGGATCCTTCGCATCACAAGTGCGGCGCCCCGCCCCTGCAGGCCGTGGAAAATGGCGGGAAATTCTGTGAAAGAGACGGCTTTTTCGTGCAACTAGGCAGCCAATGTCAACGGTACTATTTCTGTGTAACGGGCATACGGACTTACCTTTCGTGCCCAGTGGACAAAGTCTTTAACGGCCAAGTGTGTGTTCCTAAATCTCAATATTCCTGTCCCGGCTGA